One window from the genome of Maylandia zebra isolate NMK-2024a linkage group LG18, Mzebra_GT3a, whole genome shotgun sequence encodes:
- the LOC112436480 gene encoding caspase-8-like — protein MSQDVYQINSRPVGLCVIINNKNFKDGSQRRGTDKDAQSLAEVFSWLGFRVLMCKDLTRDQMDQALTFVASLADMSQLQKFNFKEWDGSSFVDPRKVLEHGDAFICSILSYGKKGVVLGTDRDPLPIIEITRKFSGCDQSVLTGKPKVFVIQACQGSNIQRGAQLMETSPSTILEDADVLVAMATVAGRASFRHIVDGSWFVQSLCEQLKERCPRGEDIVSILHYVNNDVANREVSLCSQSGEVKLGRQMPEPKFTLTKKLVLQPQHS, from the exons ATGTCACAG GATGTTTATCAAATCAACAGCCGGCCCGTCGGCCTCTGCGTGATCATAAACAATAAGAACTTCAAGGATGGTTCACAGAGAAGAGGAACAGATAAAGACGCCC AAAGCTTGGCAGAGGTGTTCAGCTGGCTGGGCTTCAGAGTGCTGATGTGTAAAGACCTCACCAGGGATCAGATGGATCAGGCACTGACGTTTGTTGCTTCCCTGGCAGACATGTCTCAGCTGCAGAAGTTCAACTTTAAAGAGTGGGATGGCAGCAGCTTTGTTGATCCTCGGAAGGTCCTTGAGCACGGTGATGCTTTCATCTGCTCTATTCTGAGTTACGgaaaaaagggtgtagttttgGGAACTGACAGGGACCCCCTCCCCATTATAGAAATTACTAGAAAGTTCAGTGGGTGTGACCAGTCCGTCCTCACCGGTAAGCCCAAAGTGTTCGTGATCCAGGCCTGCCAAGGAAGTAACATACAGCGTGGAGCGCAGCTGATGGAGACTTCACCGTCTACCATCCTTGAGGATGCTGATGTTCTGGTTGCCATGGCCACTGTTGCAGGTCGTGCTTCATTCAGACATATAGTCGATGGAAGCTGGTTCGTTCAGTCTCTTTGTGAGCAGCTGAAGGAGCGCTGTCCCAG GGGTGAGGACATCGTCTCCATCCTCCACTACGTGAACAATGATGTAGCAAATAGAGAGGTTTCCTTGTGCTCCCAGTCTGGTGAAGTCAAGCTAGGCAGGCAGATGCCTGAACCGAAGTTCACTCTGACGAAGAAACTTGTGCTGCAACCTCAGCACAGCTGA
- the LOC101478827 gene encoding caspase-8 isoform X2 — MAKTIKSALADTLENLSKGDFERFCHQLLDRREEPRVKRNRVEGKSRLQITDVLVSTFTEERALTVVLEILKAIGCNQLAKELEDATGGNFSKPDPGDRARHPQQQFSMDIERTHEPLPTPPPNESDYYTLTHNPRGWCVVFNNEIFTGGLNNRKGTQEDADTLKEVFTRLGFQVKIHNNCTAEQMEKKINDLGKNNFKSDDGLVVFVLSHGEKGCVFGTDGGKVFLKELTDPFTSGRAPTLTGKPKLFFIQACQGDGYQKGYRPCSREDENRKKEAWQADASIPDETVPELADFLIGMSTVEECKSFRNKRTGSIYIQELCKQLKIAAESQVMDDILTVLTRVNREISKGEFLSYKQMPEPKYTLTKKLVLKYI, encoded by the exons ATGGCCAAAACTATTAAATCCGCTTTGGCAGACACTCTGGAGAACCTATCAAAGGGGGATTTTGAGAGGTTCTGCCACCAGCTTCTGGACCGCAGAGAAGAGCCGCGGGTAAAACGCAACAGGGTGGAGGGCAAAAGCCGTCTGCAGATCACAGACGTGCTGGTGTCTACTTTTACCGAGGAGCGGGCTCTGACGGTGGTTCTCGAGATCCTGAAAGCGATCGGCTGCAATCAGCTGGCGAAAGAACTCG AGGATGCTACAGGTGGAAACTTCTCAAAACCTGATCCCGGTGACA GGGCCCGGCATCCACAGCAGCAGTTCAGCATGGATATTGag AGGACCCATGAGCCACTGCCCACTCCTCCTCCTAATGAG TCAGACTACTACACTCTGACTCATAACCCACGTGGTTGGTGCGTGGTCTTCAACAATGAGATCTTCACAGGAGGTCTGAATAATCGAAAAGGAACTCAGGAGGATGCAG ATACTCTGAAAGAAGTGTTCACTCGCTTAGGTTTTCAAGTGAAGATACACAACAACTGTACTGCAGAGCAGATggagaagaaaataaatgatcTTGGCAAGAATAATTTCAAAAGTGATGATGGCTTG GTGGTGTTCGTGCTTTCACATGGAGAAAAGGGGTGTGTCTTTGGCACTGATGGGGGAAAGGTGTTCCTGAAAGAGCTGACGGACCCCTTTACAAGTGGAAGAGCTCCAACCTTGACAGGGAAGCCCAAACTCTTCTTCATTCAAGCCTGTCAAGGTGATGGATACCAAAAAGGATACCGTCCCTGCAGTAGAGAGGACGAGaaccgaaaaaaagaagcatggcAAGCTGACGCTTCAATCCCTGATGAGACAGTGCCTGAGCTAGCAGACTTTCTGATCGGCATGTCCACAGTAGAGGAGTGCAAGTCCTTTCGAAACAAACGCACAGGATCTATCTACATCCAGGAACTGtgcaaacagctgaaaatagcAGCAGAAAG CCAGGTGATGGACGATATCCTCACTGTCCTGACACGTGTGAACAGGGAGATCAGCAAAGGAGAGTTTTTATCCTACAAA
- the LOC101478827 gene encoding caspase-3 isoform X1 produces MSAQNAIRSNKTAIHEILSGDHGLILNKVYENKLITQREYNNLKSINSANAETYVNDLVDKIMNKGEETCKDFLNLLQTDGAIKETFPPLASLQLSCTPLLSEPVQVSSCQHEDATGGNFSKPDPGDRARHPQQQFSMDIERTHEPLPTPPPNESDYYTLTHNPRGWCVVFNNEIFTGGLNNRKGTQEDADTLKEVFTRLGFQVKIHNNCTAEQMEKKINDLGKNNFKSDDGLVVFVLSHGEKGCVFGTDGGKVFLKELTDPFTSGRAPTLTGKPKLFFIQACQGDGYQKGYRPCSREDENRKKEAWQADASIPDETVPELADFLIGMSTVEECKSFRNKRTGSIYIQELCKQLKIAAESQVMDDILTVLTRVNREISKGEFLSYKQMPEPKYTLTKKLVLKYI; encoded by the exons ATGTCAGCCCAAAATGCAATAAGGAGCAATAAAACAGCCATTCATGAGATTCTGTCCGGAGACCACGGGCTAATTCTCAACAAAGTTTATGAGAATAAGCTGATCACTCAGCGGGAGTACAACAAtcttaaaagcatcaacagtGCAAATGCGGAGACATACGTCAATGACCTCGTGGATAAGATCATGAATAAAGGAGAAGAAACATGCAAAGACTTCCTGAACCTCCTGCAAACTGATGGCGCCATTAAAGAAACTTTCCCTCCACTGGCGAGTTTACAGCTGAGTTGTACCCCCCTTTTATCCGAGCCTGTCCAAGTGTCTTCATGTCAGCATg AGGATGCTACAGGTGGAAACTTCTCAAAACCTGATCCCGGTGACA GGGCCCGGCATCCACAGCAGCAGTTCAGCATGGATATTGag AGGACCCATGAGCCACTGCCCACTCCTCCTCCTAATGAG TCAGACTACTACACTCTGACTCATAACCCACGTGGTTGGTGCGTGGTCTTCAACAATGAGATCTTCACAGGAGGTCTGAATAATCGAAAAGGAACTCAGGAGGATGCAG ATACTCTGAAAGAAGTGTTCACTCGCTTAGGTTTTCAAGTGAAGATACACAACAACTGTACTGCAGAGCAGATggagaagaaaataaatgatcTTGGCAAGAATAATTTCAAAAGTGATGATGGCTTG GTGGTGTTCGTGCTTTCACATGGAGAAAAGGGGTGTGTCTTTGGCACTGATGGGGGAAAGGTGTTCCTGAAAGAGCTGACGGACCCCTTTACAAGTGGAAGAGCTCCAACCTTGACAGGGAAGCCCAAACTCTTCTTCATTCAAGCCTGTCAAGGTGATGGATACCAAAAAGGATACCGTCCCTGCAGTAGAGAGGACGAGaaccgaaaaaaagaagcatggcAAGCTGACGCTTCAATCCCTGATGAGACAGTGCCTGAGCTAGCAGACTTTCTGATCGGCATGTCCACAGTAGAGGAGTGCAAGTCCTTTCGAAACAAACGCACAGGATCTATCTACATCCAGGAACTGtgcaaacagctgaaaatagcAGCAGAAAG CCAGGTGATGGACGATATCCTCACTGTCCTGACACGTGTGAACAGGGAGATCAGCAAAGGAGAGTTTTTATCCTACAAA